A section of the Pleuronectes platessa chromosome 7, fPlePla1.1, whole genome shotgun sequence genome encodes:
- the LOC128444418 gene encoding troponin I, fast skeletal muscle, which yields MATEKRLSARRKHTLKSCMLVVANTLLDAEAGVKTGEREKFLADKCPPVDIPYSKDELLELCEKFHEQIDISEEERYSIEFKLNMVLNEVRDLNIKIVDLRGKFKRPRLKKVRMSADAMLKALLGSKHTVNMDLRANLKQVKKEVKEEDKQLRDVGDWRKNIEDKSDRKKMFDS from the exons ATGGCCACTGA gaAAAGACTGTCTGCGAGGCGTAAGCATACTCTGAAg AGCTGTATGCTGGTGGTGGCCAATACCTTGTTGGATGCTGAGGCCGGAGTGAAGACTGGTGAGAGGGAGAAGTTCCTGGCAGACAAATGTCCCCCTGTGGATATTCCATACTCCAAGGACGAGCTTTTG GAACTTTGCGAGAAATTCCATGAGCAGATTGACATCAGCGAGGAGGAGAGGTACTCCATAGAGTTCAAGCTCAACATGGTGCTCAATGAG GTCAGAGATCTCAACATCAAGATTGTGGATCTGAGAGGAAAGTTCAAGAGACCTCGGCTGAAGAAAGTGCGTATGTCTGCTGATGCCATGCTTAAAGCTCTGCTGGGCTCCAAGCACACAGTCAACATGGACCTGAGGGCCAACCTGAAGCAGGTCAAGAAGGAGGTGAAAGAGGAG GACAAGCAGCTGCGCGATGTGGGAGACTGGCGTAAGAACATTGAAGACAAGTCTGATAGGAAGAAGATGTTTGATAGTTAA